The Chrysemys picta bellii isolate R12L10 chromosome 3, ASM1138683v2, whole genome shotgun sequence DNA window TCCACTGGTATCTACTCATCTACTGCCAAACACAACATCTGTTTGCTTTGTTACCTGCATGAACATTACTGTGTTGGGCTAGCGAGGCTCTCAGTCCAAACGTTTTCCCACAAACATCACATTTATAGGGCTTAGCTCCCATGTGGCATCGCTTATGGCATTTTAAGTATTCATTGGTGGCAAAATGTTTTCCACACACATCACATTTAAAGAGACGCTctcctgtaaaaaaaaacaaaagatattCTGAATTCTCTTACCAGTTACTTCCATAACCTCTTCCTGGCCAAGTCcaatgttttgttgttttttgtccaTGCTTatcctcctgctccctttgacACATTTGATCAGTCCCTTCTCCTGGACTATCATTAACCTTTTGATTTCCATGAGTCTGTGCTCTCTTGGTTTTCAACTGGCTTCCCATCCACCATGCTTTGTTGGCATCTCTCAGGGCTCTGActccttttttccctcttcaCCATATCCCTATATGACCTCATTAAgaaaataagaacggccatactgggtcagaccaatagtccatctagcccagtatcctggcttccaacagtggccaatgccaggtgcttcagagggaatgaacagaacaggcaagcattgagtgatccatcccattgtccaTGCCCCCCTGCCCATTCTGTCCAATAGCCcttgaatttatttaatttatttatcttccatgaatttatttaattctttttgaacgctgttatgattttggccttcataacatcccctggcaaagagttccactggttgactgtgtgttgtgtgaagaaattcttccctttgtttgttttaaacttgcggcctattaatttcattgggtgacccctaggtcttgtgTTATGCAAAGGAGAaagtaacatttccttattcactttatcCACACCTGTCAAGATTTCATAggcctctaccatatcccccttagttgtctcttttccaaactgaaaaatcccactctttttaatctcttctcatatggaagctattccatacccctaatcatttttgctgtccttctctgtaccttttccaattctaatatatcttttttgagatggggcgaccagatctgcatgcagtattcaaggtgtgggcgtaccatggatttatatagagacattatgatattttctgtcttaccaTCTATcgctttcctaatggttcctaacattctgttagcttttttgactgtcactgcacattgagcgaatattttcagagaactatccacaatgactccaagatctctttcttgagaggtaacagctaatttagatcccatcattttgtatgtacagtagaacctcagagttatgagcacCTCGGGAATAGAgtctgttcataactctgaacaaaatgttatgttctttcaaaagtttacagctgaacattgacttaatgcagctttgaaactttattatgcagaagaaaaatgcttttaaccatctggctggtgagtcttgcccacataccCAGGGTTTAgctgactgccatatttggggtcaggaaggaattttcctccagggcagactggcagaggccctgggagtTTTTCGCCTTTCTCAGCAGTGtggggcaagggtcacttgctggaagattctctgcatcttgaagtctttaaatcatgatttgaggacttcaatggctcagacacaggtttgatacaggagtgggtgggtgagattctgtggcctgcgaagtgcaggaggtcagactagatgatcataatggtcccttctgaccttaaagtctatgattctatgatcttaatttaaacgaaacaagcacagaaacagtttccttaccttgccaaatctttttttttttaaactttccctttttttttagtagtttacatttatcaCAGTACCgtattgtatttgtttgttttttatccaTGCCTACTGCTgctgtacttctggttccaaatgagggctgtggttgactggtcagtttgtaactctggtgttcgtaactctgaggctcTACTGTCTAGTTGGCATTATGTTTTCTAGTGTGCATTacttggcagatgaaattcaatgttgataaatgcaattttgtgagatccctttggagcTCTTCGCAGTGTGCTTTGGACGTAACGATTTACTCACTTAGCCTCAGTTGCCATTTCTATGCAGATGATTCCCAAAATCCATCTCTCTATCCCAATCTCTTTCTTCAGTCTTGCATCTCAGACAGTCTTGCATCTCTGATGTCCAGGTACCCAAATGGCCCTCTTCATCTGAGTACCTCCCGTGAGTTAAAAATATAACGTGCACTTCTCTGCCCCCACCTATTCCCTGCTGCTAAGAGGCTGAGGAATTTAGATTATTTCTTTTCTACTGGGATGTCCTGCAAACAACTTGTATTCAACCTGACCAAATAAAAGGGTGAGACAGGTACAGGGCGAGGCCCACAGTGTTTAATTCCTACCTGTATGTGTCCTCTTGTGACCATTTAGTTTGCCTTTGTCAGCAAAGCAAGCTCCGCAGTCCTCACAAATATATGGCTTTTCTCCTGTATGGGACCTACAGGCAATGAAACACAGAGAGATATTGAGAAAACACAGCTAGACAGgcagtgcctaatttgtaatggAAGAGGTGCCAAGGCACAAGCAATTTTTTTCCCTGTCATAACTGAGGCAGCGAGCCCGGAGGTGTCAGGGCTATGAAACACCAAGCTTAgatgtgccagggctcagccctggcaagccccagcacaaattaagcactgtagaCAGGGGGGTTTAAAATAGCATTTCCTCTTGAAATTAATTTCCTCTACTGTGGATGTTATGGTCCTGGGGAGTTTGCCTAGATTTTCTATGTGGGAGTTGGCATAAATGTGTTCAGCTCAGCAAGGAAATTGAAGGTTTGCATGCATATTACATCAAAGGTGCATGCAGACCCCAAGGTGTACTTGCAACGAATGACCCTATCTGACGCTTGGGATTTTTGCATGAAtagagtggggggaagaggagagcctAGAGAATCCTTGGCAAAAACATTTATACTCCTCAGATCGAGTCAGTCCGTGTAGCTTCATTAATCTGAAGGAACTCGACTGACTCACACCGGTTCAGGATCATTCCCTTACAATGCCTTAAAGAGGAGCATGCAAGATTTCCCTCTGGctgttcctttctttttcttccttcatGCCTCAACAGCAGTAACAGCCCTAAAACTCTGTGGCCACAAGGACTGACAGCCCAACTATATTGTCCTATACTGGCTGCTAGACGATACACCAGAGTGACGAACACAATATCCTACTCCTCTGAGAAGCTCCTGCTACTGATCAACTCCTTGTGTGAGTATATGTATGCTCTTGCTGTGATCCAGCCAGGAACTGATAAAGCCAGGGGTTATTTCAAATAAAAGGGCTGCTTGCCTATCTTAGCAGGAGAATGAGGTAAAGGAGAGAGAACAACAGTGAGGGCAGACAGACAAGAGCAGGTGACCCgacgaagagctctgtgtggcttgaaagcttgtctctcacccccacagaagttggtccaataaaatatttccTCATCCACCTgactttctaatatcctggggccaacatgTCTACAATTACACTACATACAACATGTGGTTCCTAGACATTTACACAAACATATTACTTTAGTTTATCATCAAGACTGTATTTGTCTTTGGAAGGGAAAAAACCCTCAAGTGTAGCAGGTATCGATGACCTCACTATTTATAAATGTGACAAACATACTGGGGCAGAtactctgctggtgtaaactggcaccaCTCCACTGAAGAAAGACTTGCTCCCATTGATCTCAATTTAAATACTGGCTTTTCAAAAATTCTACTTTAGTTCTAGTGATCTTGGACCTCACTGATGGGTCTGCTATTTCCAAACAGCAGAGAAGAGCCAGAACTTACAAAAGACTGGCGGCTGCTGCTTTGGTGGTGGTAACGACAATGTGgatgtgttttttttccttaGGCTAGCAGCAGATCTCTCCAGGCTTCTACAGTGTGTCCTAGGCTATCATTCTCAACGTGTGTAAATCACACAAACTGCACCCagctgtgaggtagggcagtgctattgtccccattttacaggtggggaactgaggcacagagagactaaatgacatgcccaaggtcacacacaaagtctgtgacagagaaggggattgaacctgggtctcctaaatCTGAgaccagtgccctaaccactgggtaaTCCTTCCTCTCTTGCCATTTTTTACACTCTCTGAGGATCTGTCTCAATCTTATTTGGAAGTAATCCCTATTTGCTTGCCTATGTATGAATGGTACTGCTATGTTTTAAGTCTTTCCCAAAGGTGAGGTAATGACCCTGGAGTAGACAAACAActttacagaaataaaagaaCTAAACTTCGTTAATCATTGATATTACAGGCCAACATAAATCCCCGCATTCCTCTATTACATGGATACTGCAGAAATAGACTGGGGGACAGTGGGTCGTCCAAGGGAAGGAGTGCTGAAGCAGGGTGCATGCAGGGTTCAGTAACGGGAGAAGTGCGACTGTAGGCTGACCTGGTGTGGATCTTAAGCTGTGACGGCTGTGCAAATTTTGAATGACAAATGCTACATTCGTAGGGTTTTTCCCCTGTATGTGTCCGCATGTGAAACACCAATGCCGTTCGAGAGCTCAGAATCTTCCCACAGACCGAACACAGTGGGCGCTTCACTCTCCCTTCATGCTTCCGCATATAATGTGTCCTCACGTCTCTCTTTCTTTTAAACGTAGCATTGCAGATGGTGCAGGCAAACTGCCTTTCTTCAGTGTGGACACACGCTCTGTGCTCTTTCCAGCTGTTGTAGCTAGCAAATGACTTGCTACAGATATCACACTGATAGACTTTACCGGGCAAGGACTGATGAACATCTTTGCAGTGATCCACATATTTTTTCCGAGATACAAACTGTTCATCACATTTATCGCATGTTATAACATAGGCAGACTTCTTAGTTACCCGGGCCTTATTTACCTTCTTTATTTTAAAGTCTTCACCCGATTCATTTTCTTCAGCATCTTTATCATTACAGGAGTCATCGTCGTCATCCGTACTAACATCCTCGTTATCTTTACTGCCATCTGCTTCAGAATAAACTGCATCGTAAtctccctcctctttccccttcaCATTTGTTTCTTCTTCATCCTCATCCCCGTCTTCATTTTCGTCTTCTCTGTTAGCTTCAGCTTCATCATATTGCCCCTTCCTTTCTTCCCCTTCATTGCTGCAATCCACTCGTGCATTAGATGAGCTCCCTGGTTCTTCCTCGTAGTCCATGGCTTCTTTGCTCCTGGTAGCTTTTCGCAACCCAGTATCTGATGCCCCATCCCATCTTTCTTTGCTAATATTTGTTTCACAATATGTTGCATCTGGTCTATCTGCAGGTGGAACTACCATCCAGTAGACTGGCATAAGCTTCCTGTCTTGCCCAGATTCATGTCTTTTTCTGTTAAAAACAGAACACAACCATAGTAGTTAAACACCTGGTTTTATATGCATGCACACTGAAGGAATCGGGTTTCTCATATTCATTTTAATGTTGCCTTTCACAAACTAGTAGAACATCTAGAACAAGAGAGCAAGGAAATATTGCAGAAAGGTGAGACCAGATAATTAACGATAACTGAAGTGTCTTATGCAAGTTATTCTGTAGAAGCATTACTTAAACTGTTGGGTATCCTTGCTTTCACAGCTAGCAATGGCTATTACACGGAGGGACTGGCAGAAGTTTAAAAGCAGTAGGTCCTCAGGAAAGGACCCTTTCTAAAGCGAACATGTGTGTTGCCTGATTAATATCATGAGAGACTGTAAATGCAGTCTAACAAACGGGTTCTTACAAATACAACTTGAGATCCTCTTGCTTTACTTTTAATTAAATTAAGAATAATAAATACTAAATGGCAAACTTTTAAATATCTACTGCATCTGACCCTTAGTACCTCCTTAAAGAAGCACATTATATTTGCTACATTTGACCCTGAAACACTTTGTGTGTGATTCTTAAACAACAAAACCGATGTTTTGCTTTAATTGAAAGGTTAAGAATTTCATTTTAGGCCATATATGATTTCCCCATAATGCAAAGGCACTATTCAGTTCTAAGATACATGGAAGAAATTCCCAATGTTTTCACAATGGACATGCACATGGGAAGGTGGATAAGAAGGCAGAACTGGGATTCATCACTTCAGTGTAATCTTGAGTTCCCTGTTACAATGCAGTGACTATGGAAAGATATGCagtgtttggtttttaaacaaATTAGAAATGTCATTGAATGGGCAAAATTTATGCAATGACATGCCTGCTTTGTGCATGCAATTATACAAAGCAAATCTGTTAACTGTTTGTGCAGATAGTCGATTATGGTAATCTGTCTTTTTAATAGAGTTACTACAGTACTTAGCACAACAGAATCCCAATACTTAACTAGAGCCCTTAGgcactatcataatacaaataaacaagaaCATAAACATTTTCTTATAAAAAATACTAGCAGGTTGCAACATCTCTATTTGTATAAACTGCAGCATCAACAGTTTTCTTATTAATTTAGGGCCAGATACAGATACCCTTATGAACACTGAGATAAGTGTATCAACATCTGTCTCAAAGAAATAGGTAATCCTGCACAGTCTATGTTTGAACTGTTAACAAccacaaatttaaaacaaattgtcTGGGAGATTTGTGAGATCGATCTGCTTTCCCTCTGCAGGTGACAATAAGATAACACAGAAAATGAAACAGAGTACCACACTGCATTCTTTTGAAAGATCACAGTTTGTGTGCTGGGCACACAGAAGACTGATACTGTGTAACTGCAAATGCTTTAAGAGTCTGGAATTATCTGCTCATCCTGCTATTGTGGATTTCACTCCTACTGTActacttcatttatttttctacTCCTATCTCTTCAGTCTGCATTTTCCTAAAATTTAGCTTCACTCAACCCTCCTCTTTGAGCTCACTGTCTATACTATACAGAACCTAATTCTTTTAGTCAATCACACTTCTCTCCCCGAGCACCTCTTGTTTCTTTCTCACTATACACATCAGTGTCACACAAAAGTCTTTGCATGCAGATTTTCTTTAGAAACAGATGGATGGTATCTTTTTACATATGTAATCTCATGAGGGGATTCTTTAAAGTGTCAATGTTATTGATTTATTAAATGCATTAATAAAATTTAAGAAAGAATTACATATATGGATAAAACTATTCTCTGTAGTTGCATTAGCTAGGATAAAGTTACAGGGGCCAATAATCCTCATGCTTGAGTGGAAGCTTGGTCTTGTGGTGAAGGTGCTGGATTGGACTcggaagatctgggttcaaagCCTAGACCTGCTACAGGCTTCTTGTGTCATCATGGGCAATTTCTGTGTGTCCTAGTTCCCTgtggggaaaataatacagcagcaTGGATTTGATTTAagtcactagtcaggaagactcgatttaatcatggttttctacataaaagtgcattcttgttggttgttataaccttaatacatcttcttcacaactcagagatagacgTAGGTTTCATTTTAGACGGTACacacaatgtatttttaaagtgatttattttgaaaaaaatttctGATTCGTTTTACAGccatatcagaaaatgaatggttgtttggttatttcatttaccaaaggtaattgaagcagatatttatgtagtcattgggaggtgaactatctccaattcaacaggctaATCATCAGACCAGTTTCCTACctggaggctgctctaatttatgcctgTGGCTCCAATATGGGTTAAGGCAGTCAGATAATGGGAGTATAGGGATATACCCCCTATACATCCACAGGGGGCACGGTGAAGTAGGAGCCATAACAATGGCATGGTCTCAACAAAGGATTGCTCCATACTGGAGCCATCCTCTTATTGGCAACTATTCTAGTTTTAGGGCTGCTTTGAGTTGACTCCAACACAGCAGATCTGGGCCCATGATTTCAACTATACAGGACTCAGgaggagagaaaataaaaacGTATATATTTAAATACCTCACATATGATCTAACATTTCTTCTCCATATTTAATAGTGCCAATATCTCAGGACCTCCCAAACATGTACATCACTTGGCCTTTTCCATGGCTGGGGAAGCAGAGGACTCCAGAGGGAGCCAGAAAAGAGGAATCAGTTCAGGACTCAGGAGGGCTGTAACAGCTGAAAGTCAGGAATtttgtcctgggccaatgggaaTTCTACATTTATGCTGTcataaaaattaaattctgtcTCTGTTTGCAGATCTGGAGACTTCTGTGAAATTTTACTGATTTGTTTCTAGTCAGTCAGTGCGGAAAAGGCCTGTGTGAATGCCCACACTACCTAGATACAGCCGGCAGGGCATAGGATCAAATAAAAATAGATTTGTGATCACCCACTTAGCCGAGTCTTGTTCATTTTTAACACATCACAGTTCTCCCAGGCTCATGTTTAAAACCCAAAGGCTGAGACATTCAAAGCCACTAAAGGGGATTTAGCTACACAACTCCCAATAATTTCAATGTATTTAAATCCCCTGcatggctttgaaaatgtcagcccagTGCTGTTGCAAACGGATAATATCCTGACTCAAagcccactgtagtcaatggaaagactcctattgccTTCCAAGAGCCCAAAGAACCTAGCTCTGAAGCAATCAGGATCTTGAAAATACCCCTCTCTCAatgcccagacacacacacacacaaaatgctgtACCTTACATGGGTATTGTAAGCAGACCTCTGAGCAAAGCTGGCTGGGCAGCGTTCACACTTATAaggtttctctccagtgtgggtTCGAATGTGAACTGTCAGGCCGCATTTGGAGCTGATAACCTTGTTGCAGTATGGACACGCCTGGGGATTCCTTTTCTTTTCATGCACCCTCCGGATATGGTCATTTATATCCTTCGGGCGCTTGAACCTCTTCTCACAAAACACGCAGGGGAAGCGTCGCTCGTCATTGTGAACCGTGAGGCGGTGCTGCCTGAGGTTCTGGCGATTCGAGAAGAGCTGGTCGCACATATTGCAGCTGTGTTTGAGCACTATGTTGATGTCGTGTTCCAGCTCCATGTGTGACTGATAGTGTTTGATGAAATGGAATGACTGGTTACACTTCTCACACGTATACATTTGTGGCAAGACTTTTGATATGTTGCGAGGTGATTTCCTACGTTCGGTTTTACTGGGGAGCTCAGAAATTAAACTATTTTCATCCTCCTCCTGGCCAGGAAGCACACTTTTAATCactatgcaggtttcctttgagttTGACCGGTTTAGGGAACAATGGCTTGTCTTATTTTCCTCTGGGTTGACTGTATCCATGCTAATCATCTCACCTGTCtctattttgttctgtttgtctGACTTTACCATCCCAGCTTTCGACTCTGGAAGATCTGTCCCACCTTTATTGGGATTTGCAGGTTGTCCATCAACAATCTCGTAGTCTGGTAGCAATTTTCTGCATTCCTGGCTGTCCCAACATTTTCTCTTCATGGATGTCACCCCAATTTGGGAAGAATCATTCACTTCAATGTCTTCTGCTTGCTGGACACGAGCGCACTGGGACCCACCATTTGCACATATCTGACCTTTCAAATGGACACTCAAATCTAAGGCTTTTCTACCCTCTGCCTTCATTTCTTCACAAATGTCAAGCAAATCCTTGCACTCGAGTCTCTCGGCCACCTCCTTCATCCGATGCAACTTTTCTGCGTCAATCTCTacttctgcagtgtagacaaattCCAGAAAGGAGGTGAATTCTTCTGTGTAAATGTCCTGTAGCGTCACGGTGCAATTCTTAGCATCCAACATCTCACCGTGAAGAAAAAGCCCTTTAAAGTAATTGCTGGAAGCAGCCAAGACAGCCTTATGAACCAGAAACTCCTCCTGAATCCCAAGGTGCTCCGTATGGACCCTCACATCACAGAGGTGACCCAACTGATAGAGTGAATGCAGCGCACGCAGAAGGTTGGAAGCAGCAACTTTGGATTTCATTAGAATTTTCTTCTTCTCCATCCTGCcagaaaagaaaccaaaaaccAAGAGAGTCCATTAGAGCACATCTCATCCACCTGCACCAATCATCTTCACCTTCATCTTAACTGCAAAGTAGGCCATCACACTCACTCACACTAGTGACTGAGAGACTCCTTGGCCTTGCTCTCTTACCTTTTAATTCACAAAGCCTGACAAAGACTGTATGAGACCAAGGAACTAAATTATAAAACTCTTATAcggtgcttttcatctgtagatcccaaaacacttcacaaaggaggttaagtatcattatccccattttacaaatggacaaactgaggcacagagaagagacGTAATTTGCCGAAGGTCACCTAGCAAGCCAGTGGCAGGTTGGGaactgagtcccaatccagtgttcTACCCAGTAGGCCACACTACCTGCACGACAGCAACAGATAGTTAAATCTTTGTTGAGTAGAGAGTCTAGTGGGTTTTTAATGAGCATACCCAGGCTTGTAGGTTAATGGTGCGAGTGTGTGAGGTTCTACTGTTTGCAACACTTAAATTGTATGGATACTACTTACAGAAATATATAGAACATGCAAGAAAATAAAGACACAGATCTGGTTTAAAATTTTGGAAATGTTGACAGTAttttggcaaaaaaaacccaTTGAGACCTTCTTGATGGTTTTCATTCAGCCTAGAGGGATTGAAATTTTGtgatgaaaattttcaaacatttttcacaaaaaaaatctgcctttttCTAACTATCTCTAGACATGTCTAAATATTATGACAGTAAGACAGAAGCTTGATGGCTCTGTGGCTTTTCTGCCTCTAGACACACAAAACGCTAACACCGCATCTTAAACTATAAACCCGGAGGGGCAAAGAcagtctttttgtgtgtgtttgtacaggtcCCAGCAAAATGGTGCCATGATACTGACTTGGGCCTTTGGAAGACACCATAAATGTTTACTAATATCATATAAATGCCTCAATTATAGTACTGGATATCATTATTACTCTGGAATAAGTTATTGATCTAATAGGTTATGTCAATTCCACTAGCCCCATATGACCCGATTAGTACTCCTCACCCTGAAGAGTTTTATTCATAGGAAGTTATAGACACCCACCTACTGGGGCCCAATTTGAGAGGTGTGATAAGATGGGGTTCTCCAATCTTTGAGGCATATTTAGATATAGGTCCAGACAGCTCATGCCAAGTTATTTCAAAACTAAGTGATGAAAATGCTAAAACAGTCACTACATTACCTAGGACATTAGTAAGGGATTCATAGCTAGGAACTGATTTTGATCACTACGTTATCCATACCTCCAAGGTATATCCGATAGCTTTGAACAACTCTGGTAACACAAGGTAATGTCCCAATTCTGATATACTTACTCGCACTGAGCAGTACTGTGCTCCACTACTAGTGTAAGGAACTGTTCAGCGTAAGTAAGGATTTCAGAATCTACCCCTAAACTGGCAAACCTCTGCATATGAGCCAAAATGTCTATTCCTCATAACCTTTAGCCTACTATGGTATGCTGAGATTCAATATAATTCATGGAGTAAATTAAACTGCCCGAGTTTGTTTGGCATATGTTCCCTTATAGTGCTAGGAAAACAATAGCTTTAGGTTGGTGTCTCGTGACAGGTATAGGTCTTCCCTTGCTACAAATCCTATCCGTACAGAGTAGGTACACTCCAAATTCTTTACCCGGGTACCTTTTAGTTAGTACAGGGGGTCTTAGTAGTATAATGTAGTACGGTGATGTTAAACACCCAGCCGGAGGACCTGATCTAACCTATTAGATGTACTTATGTGGCTTTagagtacatttctagccctcctggatGCAAAATTAACCTCCCAAATGCAAAACAATTAGAAATCAATGATGCACTGCtgccttcctgagtctgcagacagcctgaaacaacaaCTTGGAGGTGTGAACTCCTTTGCTCCAATTCATCTCATAGTGATGTTAACTTGAGAGCATAACAGTGACACATTAAATAGTTAATttatataattatatgataattttattttatgataTGAGGAACAGGGTGGAAGTGAAGCCAATAGGAAGGAACTGGCTTTTGCTGTAGGGAAGGATATGCAGAGAAAAGACAGGAGAGAAAAGTTgagagaaacagaaagaaagatagagaaggaaaagaaacaagGCAGATACAGTGGGTCTCCTAAGAGTAAGTTAGTTTCCACACTGAGCGATTGATGAGCGTGGCTTTAATAAGAACAATAAACTAAAAATTTAGTTACTAAATCAAGACCTGATTCCACCCTTGATCTTTGTGAGGATCTTCCACTGACAGCACTGGGAGATCCACTATAGATTGAGGGAAGTATGGAATCCTAAATGAATGCCCCAACCATAACTAAAAAGATATTTGGTGCACTCCAAAAATGAGTTTGACACTCCTGGTCTAGTAGAAGACTAAAAAGTCTTATTATTTAATGTGTGTTTACCTAAACCGTATAACTTATTTACAAATAAATTTTAGAACCTAGAGAGGAGCACTAGGCCAAAGCAAATAGCTGGAGTGACTTTCTCTTGTTTGTTGGCTCCATTTTACAGGATGCAAAAGCTAGGTGGTGCAGTTACTTTAACCTTGATGTTGGAGTGTTTGCTTCTCAGTCAAGTAGTAACAATGGGCATTAAATTACATCAAGTTTTACTTTTGTTCCTTATGTGAATTACATGTTTGACATGACATGAAGTGTACTATTGGTGCATATAAAATGTGCAAATAAGAGGTCAAACTTGCCTTCAACATACTGTCCCATGATGCATAAACATCAATATACACCATAATGAATAGGTTTGAATAACAAGCTTAAAAGCTAAGCTAATGCAATTAAAAACAGCCAtagttaaaacacattttaatctGCAAGGCATAAATAATTCATGATTTGTGACTTCTAAAATAATGGTAACGCACTGTATATATTTCCTGGCTGCTATGTATTCCAGGATTTCTTAGCGATTATTTAGGTTTATTTAGAGAAGAGGGAAACAAAATACCTTTGTTAAAGGAAAGTACTTTTCAGAAGAGTAAaaagatgtgtgtgtatattggaATATGTCACCGAAGGCAGAAATTGACCCATTTGTTAGCTTAATCTTAGTCCTACCAGCACAAGATTGT harbors:
- the LOC101937412 gene encoding GDNF-inducible zinc finger protein 1-like isoform X3, whose product is MRLRESSALRLAGMEKKKILMKSKVAASNLLRALHSLYQLGHLCDVRVHTEHLGIQEEFLVHKAVLAASSNYFKGLFLHGEMLDAKNCTVTLQDIYTEEFTSFLEFVYTAEVEIDAEKLHRMKEVAERLECKDLLDICEEMKAEGRKALDLSVHLKGQICANGGSQCARVQQAEDIEVNDSSQIGVTSMKRKCWDSQECRKLLPDYEIVDGQPANPNKGGTDLPESKAGMVKSDKQNKIETGEMISMDTVNPEENKTSHCSLNRSNSKETCIVIKSVLPGQEEDENSLISELPSKTERRKSPRNISKVLPQMYTCEKCNQSFHFIKHYQSHMELEHDINIVLKHSCNMCDQLFSNRQNLRQHRLTVHNDERRFPCVFCEKRFKRPKDINDHIRRVHEKKRNPQACPYCNKVISSKCGLTVHIRTHTGEKPYKCERCPASFAQRSAYNTHVRKRHESGQDRKLMPVYWMVVPPADRPDATYCETNISKERWDGASDTGLRKATRSKEAMDYEEEPGSSSNARVDCSNEGEERKGQYDEAEANREDENEDGDEDEEETNVKGKEEGDYDAVYSEADGSKDNEDVSTDDDDDSCNDKDAEENESGEDFKIKKVNKARVTKKSAYVITCDKCDEQFVSRKKYVDHCKDVHQSLPGKVYQCDICSKSFASYNSWKEHRACVHTEERQFACTICNATFKRKRDVRTHYMRKHEGRVKRPLCSVCGKILSSRTALVFHMRTHTGEKPYECSICHSKFAQPSQLKIHTRSHTGEKPYICEDCGACFADKGKLNGHKRTHTGERLFKCDVCGKHFATNEYLKCHKRCHMGAKPYKCDVCGKTFGLRASLAQHSNVHADP
- the LOC101937412 gene encoding GDNF-inducible zinc finger protein 1-like isoform X1 — its product is MRLRESSALRLAGMEKKKILMKSKVAASNLLRALHSLYQLGHLCDVRVHTEHLGIQEEFLVHKAVLAASSNYFKGLFLHGEMLDAKNCTVTLQDIYTEEFTSFLEFVYTAEVEIDAEKLHRMKEVAERLECKDLLDICEEMKAEGRKALDLSVHLKGQICANGGSQCARVQQAEDIEVNDSSQIGVTSMKRKCWDSQECRKLLPDYEIVDGQPANPNKGGTDLPESKAGMVKSDKQNKIETGEMISMDTVNPEENKTSHCSLNRSNSKETCIVIKSVLPGQEEDENSLISELPSKTERRKSPRNISKVLPQMYTCEKCNQSFHFIKHYQSHMELEHDINIVLKHSCNMCDQLFSNRQNLRQHRLTVHNDERRFPCVFCEKRFKRPKDINDHIRRVHEKKRNPQACPYCNKVISSKCGLTVHIRTHTGEKPYKCERCPASFAQRSAYNTHVRKRHESGQDRKLMPVYWMVVPPADRPDATYCETNISKERWDGASDTGLRKATRSKEAMDYEEEPGSSSNARVDCSNEGEERKGQYDEAEANREDENEDGDEDEEETNVKGKEEGDYDAVYSEADGSKDNEDVSTDDDDDSCNDKDAEENESGEDFKIKKVNKARVTKKSAYVITCDKCDEQFVSRKKYVDHCKDVHQSLPGKVYQCDICSKSFASYNSWKEHRACVHTEERQFACTICNATFKRKRDVRTHYMRKHEGRVKRPLCSVCGKILSSRTALVFHMRTHTGEKPYECSICHSKFAQPSQLKIHTRSHTGEKPYICEDCGACFADKGKLNGHKRTHTGERLFKCDVCGKHFATNEYLKCHKRCHMGAKPYKCDVCGKTFGLRASLAQHSNVHAETRPYFCEQCGKTFTQQGALRRHQRIHTGEKPYKCRACERTFTDMSTLRRHVSIHDRNAHWRSFLIDLTTKKDHNWSKIETLSDVCMGEDSAPEIWSVDQGKLYKPESISVKKAEQRPSNVNMRDADHSLLYL